CCGGCATCCTCCTGAGTTCTGGCCAACGCAATGGTGGCACACGCTGGATGACAGTCGTATTCAGTGTGACGTCTGTCCACGTGCCTGTAAGCTAAGGGAAGGGCAGCAGGGACTTTGTTTTGTCAGGGCAAGGCACAATGATCAGATTGTTTTGGCCAGCTATGGTCGTTCCAGTGGCTTTTGTATTGACCCCATTGAAAAAAAACCTTTAAACCATTTTCTGCCAGGAACGCCTGTGCTCTCCTTTGGCACTGCAGGTTGTAACCTTGCCTGCAAATTCTGTCAGAACTGGGATATGAGTAAATCAAGGCAGATGGATACGCTGGCTGATCAGGCCATGCCGGAATCTCTTGCCCGGGCAGCGTTGCAATCGGGTTGTCGCAGTATGGCGTTTACCTACAATGATCCCATCATTTTTATGGAGTATGCGACAGATGTTGCACAGGCAGGGCATGAACTGGGTATTAAATCTGTGGCGGTCAGTGCGGGGTATATTTGTGATGGACCCCGTGAACAATTTTTCAGGCACATTGATGCAGCCAATATTGATTTGAAAGCTTTTACTGAATCGTTTTATAAAAAGATCTGCGGCGGATCATTGCAGCCGGTTCTGGACACGCTTCTCTACTTAAAACAGGAGACAGGTGTCTGGTTTGAAATCACAACGTTACTGATTCCCGGTGAAAATGATTCAGATCCGGAGCTTCATGCCATGTCTACCTGGCTGGCAGAAAACCTTGGGCCTGATGTCCCTCTGCATTTCACCGCTTTTCACCCTGACTGGAAAATGAGGCGTCATGCCTATACTCCGGGCAGCACTCTGTCAAGGGCTCGAAAGATTGCCCTGTCTTATGGATTACATTATGTCTATACCGGTAATGTGCATGACAATCAGGGAGGAAGTACCTGGTGTCACCAGTGCGGCGAGTTATTGATTGAGCGTGACTGGTATGAGCTGGGTGTGTGGAATCTTCATCAGGGTACCTGTAAGGCGTGTGGCACAACGGTGGCTGGCGTTTTTGAGCGGACACATGGTGACTGGGGGAGAAAACGAATCCCTGTAAAAATGAAGTCCTGATTTCTTCTCAGTGTACCTGTTGTGCCTTCCCGGCTGAATTCTGACTATCGGAATAAAAAACCTTCGACTACTTTTTCTTCGACTACTTTTGCATGTGTTGCAGCTGTTTATCAATAAACAGCTGTTCACTAACGCTATTCACTAACCCTATTCACAAATAAAAGTATTCGGGAGTTGTCGTGAGTTCCAGAGCATTATTACCGTTCTCTGCCAGATTAATGATTTCCGGTAGTCTTATCGGTTTGACAGGAGCAGGGCTTCAGGCCGCTGAACCTGAAATTCAATATGACCAAAAGAATAAGGCTGCCTATATTACTTTCACCGAGACGAAAACCGAAACGCTAAAAATAAAAGCGGATACATCCAAACTATGGAAAACACCCGAGCAGGATGCGTATTACCTCAAGGCTCTGGATGTTGATGGTGATATAGCCAGTGGACGATTTCTTCCC
Above is a window of Endozoicomonas montiporae CL-33 DNA encoding:
- the amrS gene encoding AmmeMemoRadiSam system radical SAM enzyme is translated as MSENTIRHPPEFWPTQWWHTLDDSRIQCDVCPRACKLREGQQGLCFVRARHNDQIVLASYGRSSGFCIDPIEKKPLNHFLPGTPVLSFGTAGCNLACKFCQNWDMSKSRQMDTLADQAMPESLARAALQSGCRSMAFTYNDPIIFMEYATDVAQAGHELGIKSVAVSAGYICDGPREQFFRHIDAANIDLKAFTESFYKKICGGSLQPVLDTLLYLKQETGVWFEITTLLIPGENDSDPELHAMSTWLAENLGPDVPLHFTAFHPDWKMRRHAYTPGSTLSRARKIALSYGLHYVYTGNVHDNQGGSTWCHQCGELLIERDWYELGVWNLHQGTCKACGTTVAGVFERTHGDWGRKRIPVKMKS